From one Humulus lupulus chromosome 8, drHumLupu1.1, whole genome shotgun sequence genomic stretch:
- the LOC133796936 gene encoding COP1-interacting protein 7, whose product MDSRTRLDHALFQLTPTRTRCDLVIFADGGGNEKLASGLLAPFLTHLKCAKDQISKGGYSITLRPSGSNAPWFTKATLQRFVRFVNQPEVLERFVTLEKEIVQIENSIQTNELTNSNALVQAEAADGNSNKAAVVSKLKAETNGTVDASPEENSKIRLQRVLETRRAVLCKEQAMAYARALVARFEPDYLDDLISFADAFGASRLREACINFIELCKQKNEDRLWINELAAMQACPPPVMPYLETSGIILAGEDNDPTHIPNLMINVNQNGKSNGALDTSVSDSTTSHGSLDASNDTSFPLPPQTSSMDGKTQVPASWPNHLPQYMHNFQGPVFHPYQGYMFPGMQVPPYYPGNVKWPPNMEDSGPHVDRETDDHRNHKSRRNKKKYSQGKMQDNAEQDESTEESESSYESESDEQTRHGKKHSSKEQSRKKRHGKKSSRKVVIRNINYISSKRDEEGSGSEESSSDENGVIDGDAIKQQVEEAVGSLERRHKPSSRRHKKQGGVKYSNGDDEQETKSINAVDNSEKKNDNWDAFQNLLLQDKDTSTFDEEPRPMHEYFSEEGKHSTLGFEQEKITKQRAISSDDFVVTGRGTGNESRAQVEYFESGDNVVPIIKKHSPEEELLFSQRIEESGNNSHVNLSDSVVGSSKNKCSTDGEWFLGNQTHIAANLDESKDLNIYDGAYSSSSTVHTEKNKKDVLVDDSFMVHDRQVVDQSDSLLRNDMRFVPEIGATHYEYGVPEASKDKPEAFTAHEPDDLYMMLDRDSAAEATMTSWTPEMDYNNFSSAVANKKAVESENTDCADAIDSSNPKGKTGKTNGVPGEKGAGKEARSKVLNGSLGRNRTDLASRTKKPAPAGRSISVKSKAERDEENRKKLEELRLERQRRIAERSTSRGTTTAKPKRVSSESKMGSTSPNSEKAQGDTKPNKPVLRSSTIERLATARTTSPKVSTPQSNGLPKKQPVKSNGVAATNKKPSPNKMKPSENDPKKLKRVLSSESNAKEKESVVITEAQSLNPAAAIAVQPSNTSRNSEDVKELPSISLVEKNEVKVLDDQRHDEISSEPIQSQPLQNDQLIGNAEVMPKESPVLISEEQKTEKIAESTLNSNLASPKKDSIITFVSIKEDSAAVESSLLSQEISEIEISTPPPSSETAEEALHSSRKKWNSDESSPKATKGFRKLLFFGKKSKTSAVN is encoded by the exons ATGGACTCCAGAACTCGTCTTGATCATGCACTGTTCCAACTCACTCCGACTAGGACCAG ATGTGACCTGGTGATTTTCGCCGATGGGGGCGGGAACGAGAAGCTGGCGTCTGGTCTTCTGGCGCCGTTTCTCACGCACCTCAAATGCGCCAAAGATCAGATTTCTAAAGGTGGATACTCCATTACTCTTCGTCCCTCGGGCTCCAATGCCCCTTGGTTTACTAAAGCCACTCTTCAAAG GTTTGTGAGATTTGTTAACCAACCCGAAGTTCTTGAAAGATTTGTGACTTTAGAGAAAGAGATTGTGCAGATTGAGAATTCAATTCAAACCAATGAATTGACCAACAGTAATGCATTGGTACAGGCTGAAG CTGCTGATGGGAACTCAAACAAGGCAGCAGTTGTCTCCAAG TTAAAAGCTGAAACCAATGGAACGGTCGATGCTTCTCCAGAGGAGAACTCCAA GATCCGTCTTCAGCGAGTTTTGGAAACACGAAGAGCCGTGCTCTGCAAAGAGCAGGCAATGGCTTATGCTCGTGCTTTAGTTGCTAGATTTGAACCAGACTATTTAGATGATCTTATATCTTTTGCTGATGCTTTTGGAGCTTCACGTTTAAG GGAAGCATGCATAAATTTCATTGAGCTATGCAAACAGAAGAACGAGGATAGGCTTTGGATAAATGAATTAGCTGCAATGCAGGCATGCCCTCCGCCAGTCATGCCTTATCTGGAAACATCTGGAATCATACTTGCTGGGGAAGACAATGATCCTACTCATATTCCTAATTTGATGATAAATGTTAACCAAAATGGAAAATCAAATGGCGCCTTGGATACATCAGTTTCTGATTCCACCACTAGTCACGGAAGTTTGGATGCAAGCAACG ATACAAGCTTCCCATTACCTCCTCAGACATCATCAATGGATGGAAAAACTCAAGTGCCAGCATCGTGGCCCAACCATCTTCCACAGTACATGCATAATTTTCAAGGCCCTGTTTTCCATCCATACCAAGGTTACATGTTTCCTGGTATGCAGGTTCCACCTTATTATCCAGGGAATGTGAAATGGCCTCCTAATATGGAAGATTCTGGTCCTCATGTAGATCGAGAAACTGATGATCATCGTAATCATAAGTCTCGCAGGAATAAAAAGAAATACTCTCAGGGGAAAATGCAGGATAATGCAGAGCAAGATGAATCCACCGAGGAAAGTGAGTCAAGTTATGAAAGTGAATCAGATGAGCAGACACGTCATGGAAAGAAGCACTCTTCAAAAGAGCAGTCACGGAAGAAAAGACATGGTAAGAAGTCCTCAAGAAAGGTTGTTATTCGAAACATTAATTATATAAGCTCTAAGAGAGATGAAGAAGGAAGTGGATCTGAGGAAAGTTCATCTGATGAGAATGGAGTCATTGATGGTGATGCGATTAAACAGCAGGTGGAGGAAGCTGTTGGGTCATTGGAGAGGAGACACAAACCTTCCTCGCGTCGACATAAGAAACAAGGTGGTGTTAAATATTCAAATGGGGATGATGAGCAAGAAACTAAGAGCATAAATGCTGTTGATAATTCCGAAAAGAAGAATGACAACTGGGATGCTTTCCAGAATCTTCTATTGCAAGACAAAGATACAAGTACTTTTGATGAAGAACCGCGCCCTATGCATGAATATTTTTCAGAAGAAGGAAAACATTCTACACTTGGCTTTGAACAAGAGAAGATCACGAAGCAACGAGCAATTTCCAGTGATGATTTTGTTGTCACAGGAAGGGGAACAGGGAATGAGAGCAGAGCTCAAGTTGAGTACTTTGAAAGTGGTGATAATGTTGTTCCAATTATTAAGAAGCATAGCCCTGAAGAGGAATTGTTGTTTTCACAAAGAATTGAAGAATCTGGGAACAATTCTCATGTTAATCTATCTGATAGTGTTGTTGGCTCCTCCAAAAACAAATGTTCAACAGATGGGGAATGGTTTCTTGGCAACCAGACACATATTGCAGCAAATCTGGATGAAAGCAAAGATCTTAATATATATGATGGTGCATATTCCTCATCTTCTACCGTCCACACTGAGAAGAACAAGAAAGATGTTCTTGTTGATGATTCTTTTATGGTTCACGATCGACAAGTTGTGGATCAATCTGATTCCCTCTTAAGAAATGACATGCGTTTTGTTCCTGAAATAGGAGCTACTCATTATGAATATGGAGTTCCAGAAGCCTCGAAAGACAAGCCTGAAGCATTTACTGCCCATGAGCCAGATGACCTTTACATGATGCTTGATAGAGATTCAGCTGCTGAAGCAACTATGACATCATGGACCCCAGAGATGGATTATAACAACTTTTCATCAGCTGTAGCAAATAAAAAGGCTGTTGAATCTGAGAACACTGATTGTGCTGATGCAATCGACTCTTCTAATCCCAAGGGAAAGACTGGCAAAACTAATGGAGTTCCTGGAGAAAAAGGTGCAGGCAAAGAAGCAAGGTCAAAAGTTTTAAATGGATCTCTAGGAAGGAATAGAACTGATCTAGCGTCAAGAACTAAGAAACCAGCTCCGGCAGGCAGAAGCATATCTGTAAAGAGCAAAGCAGAGAGG GATGAAGAGAACAGGAAGAAACTGGAGGAATTGCGACTCGAACGCCAGAGGAGAATTGCTGAAAGAAGTACTTCCAGGGGGACTACTACAGCTAAACCTAAGCGGGTCTCATCAGAAAGCAAAATGGGCAGCACTTCCCCTAACAGTGAGAAGGCTCAAGGAGATACAAAACCAAATAAGCCAGTTCTTCGTAGTTCCACCATAGAACGCCTCGCTACAGCTCGGACTACAAGTCCAAAAGTGTCGACACCTCAATCAAATGGCCTGCCAAAGAAGCAACCTGTGAAAAGTAATGGTGTAGCTGCTACAAATAAGAAACCAAGCCCAAACAAAATGAAGCCTTCAGAGAATGACCCCAAAAAGTTAAAACGTGTACTTTCTTCTGAATCCAATGCCAAGGAAAAAGAAAGTGTTGTAATCACAGAAGCACAGTCTTTGAATCCTGCAGCTGCAATTGCAGTTCAGCCTAGTAATACCAGTCGCAATTCAGAAGATGTTAAGGAGTTGCCAAGCATATCTTTAGTTGAAAAGAATGAAGTAAAAGTCTTGGATGACCAAAGACATGATGAAATTTCATCTGAGCCAATTCAAAGTCAGCCTTTACAAAATGATCAGCTGATAGGCAATGCAGAGGTCATGCCAAAGGAATCTCCAGTTCTCATTAGTGAAGaacaaaaaacagaaaagatTGCTGAAAGTACTCTAAATTCCAATCTAGCATCACCTAAAAAGGATTCGATCATCACTTTTGTGAGCATCAAAGAGGACAGCGCAGCAGTTGAAAGCTCACTGCTCTCACAGGAAATCTCAGAGATCGAAATCTCTACACCGCCACCAAGTAGTGAAACGGCGGAAGAAGCTCTCCATTCTAGCAGGAAGAAATGGAACAGTGATGAGAGCTCTCCTAAAGCAACCAAAGGGTTTAGAAAGCTTCTTTTCTTTGGAAAGAAAAGCAAGACCTCTGCTGTGAATTGA